One window of the Trifolium pratense cultivar HEN17-A07 linkage group LG2, ARS_RC_1.1, whole genome shotgun sequence genome contains the following:
- the LOC123909907 gene encoding calcium permeable stress-gated cation channel 1-like isoform X2: MATLEDISLAAGINILSAFIFFVAFAILRLQPINDRVYFPKWYLKGLRTDPVHGGAFVRKIVNLDWRSYIRFLNWMPAALRMPEPELIDHAGLDSVVYLRIYLLGLKIFVPIAFLAWAVLVPVNWTSTGLEKSGLKNITSSDIDKLSISNVQRGSERFWSHIVVAYAITFWTCYVLMKEYGKVAAMRLQFLAAEKRRPDQFSVLVRNIPPDPDESVGELVEHFFLVNHPDSYLTHQVVYNANQLAKLVKKKSKMQNWLVYYQNKLERTSNRPEIKTGFLGLNGKKVDAIDYYTTEIDKLSKEISLERDKVTNDPKSTMPAAFVSFKSRWGAAVCAQTQQTRNPTIWLTEWAPEPRDVYWPNLAIPYVSLSVRRLIIAVAFFFLTFFFMIPIAIVQGLASLDGIQKAAPWLKPLVSIPIIKSFIQGFLPGIALKLFLIFLPTILMIMSKFEGFGSISSLERRSASRYYLFSFVNIFLGNILTGSAFQQLDSFIHQPANQYPITIGTAIPLKASFFITYIMVDGWSGIAAEVLMLKPLIIYHLKNFFLVKTEKDREEAMDPGSIGFNTGEPRIQLYFLLGLVYAAVTPTVLPFIIIFFGLAYVVFRHQIINVYNQQYESGAAFWPDVHFRIIIALIVSQIVLMGLLTTKKAASSTPFLIVLPILTIWFFRYCKGRFESAFVKFPLQEAMMKDTLERATEPNLNIKGYLQYAYVHPVFKASLEDDDDEEDATSLKWETESATVPTKRHSRRNTPLPSRISGASSPSMSGGIKNDPES, from the exons atggCTACACTTGAAGATATTTCGCTTGCAGCTGGAATAAATATTTTGAGTGCATTTATCTTCTTTGTGGCATTTGCTATTTTGAGGCTTCAGCCTATAAATGATAGGGTATACTTCCCAAAATGGTATCTAAAGGGTTTAAGAACGGATCCTGTACATGGAGGAGCGTTTGTGCGCAAGATTGTCAATTTAGATTGGAGATCATATATTCGGTTTTTGAATTGGATGCCAGCTGCACTTAGAATGCCGGAGCCTGAGCTTATTGATCATGCTGGACTGGATTCTGTTGTTTACTTGAGGATTTACTTGTTAGG ACTTAAAATCTTTGTTCCTATAGCATTCCTTGCGTGGGCGGTCCTGGTTCCTGTCAACTGGACAAGCACTGGGCTAGAAAAATCTGGGTTAAAAAACATAACTTCCAGTGACATTGATAAGCTCTCAATTTCAAATGTCCAGCGTGGATCTGAAAG GTTTTGGTCACACATAGTAGTTGCTTATGCAATTACCTTCTGGACATGCTATGTTTTGATGAAGGAGTATGGAAAAGTTGCTGCAATGAGATTGCAATTTCTTGCAGCAGAAAAACGTCGTCCTGATCAATTTTCG GTGCTCGTTAGAAACATTCCACCTGATCCTGATGAATCTGTTGGTGAACTTGTGGAGCACTTCTTTCTGGTCAATCATCCGGATAGCTATCTCACTCACCAG GTTGTTTATAATGCAAACCAATTAGCAAAATTGGTTAAAAAGAAGAGTAAGATGCAGAATTGGCTCGTCTATTATCAAAATAAGCTTGAAAGAACTTCAAACAGACCTGAAATAAAG ACTGGTTTCCTTGGTCTCAATGGAAAGAAGGTAGATGCTATTGATTATTACACCACTGAAATTGACAAGCTGTCAAAAGAA ATATCTTTGGAGAGGGATAAGGTCACTAATGATCCCAAGTCTACCATGCCTGCTGcatttgtttcttttaaaaGTCGATGGGGTGCTGCAGTTTGTGCTCAAACCCAACAAACCAGAAATCCAACAATTTGGTTGACTGAGTGGGCTCCAGAGCCACGGGACGTCTATTGGCCAAACTTGGCAATTCCATATGTTTCCCTATCTGTCAGAAGGTTGATCATAGCTGTTGCATTCTtttttctcactttctttttcaTGATTCCCATTGCAATAGTACAAGGTCTTGCGAGTCTTGATGGAATCCAGAAAGCAGCACCATGGCTGAAGCCGCTTGTTAGTAT CCCTATCATTAAGTCATTCATTCAAGGTTTTCTACCCGGTATTGCGTTGAAGCTGTTTCTTATCTTTTTGCCAACAATATTGATGATCATGTCAAAATTCGAAGGCTTTGGATCTATATCATCTCTTGAGAGAAGATCGGCTTCTAGATATTATCTTTTCAGCTTTGTGAATATATTTCTTGGGAATATACTTACTGGGTCAGCATTTCAACAGCTTGACTCTTTCATTCACCAACCAGCCAATCA ATATCCCATAACAATTGGCACTGCAATTCCTTTAAAAGCAAGTTTCTTCATCACCTATATAATGGTTGATGGATGGTCCGGTATAGCTGCTGAGGTTTTAATGTTGAAACCACTTATCATATATCACTTGAAGAATTTCTTCTTGGTTAAGACTGAAAAGGACAGGGAAGAGGCCATGGATCCTGGGAGTATTGGTTTCAACACTGGAGAACCTCGTATACAATTGTACTTTTTGCTGGGTCTTGTCTATGCTGCAGTGACACCTACTGTTCTtcctttcataataattttcttTGGGTTGGCCTATGTTGTGTTCCGCCATCAG ATAATCAACGTTTATAATCAACAGTATGAGAGTGGCGCAGCATTCTGGCCTGATGTCCATTTCCGTATCATCATTGCACTGATAGTCTCACAGATAGTTCTGATGGGACTCCTGACCACCAAAAAGGCTGCTTCATCAACTCCATTTCTCATTGTGCTCCCGATACTGACGATATGGTTCTTTAGATACTGCAAAGGCCGTTTTGAATCTGCATTTGTTAAATTTCCCTTACAG GAAGCAATGATGAAAGATACATTAGAACGAGCTACAGAACCAAACCTAAACATAAAAGGTTACCTTCAGTATGCTTATGTTCATCCAGTTTTTAAGGCTAGccttgaagatgatgatgatgaagaagatgcaACGAGTCTAAAGTGGGAAACCGAGAGTGCTACTGTTCCTACAAAACGCCATTCACGAAGGAATACACCATTGCCCAGCAGAATTAGTGGTGCATCATCTCCATCTATGTCTGGTGGCATTAAAAATGATCCAGAGTCATAG
- the LOC123909907 gene encoding calcium permeable stress-gated cation channel 1-like isoform X1, whose product MATLEDISLAAGINILSAFIFFVAFAILRLQPINDRVYFPKWYLKGLRTDPVHGGAFVRKIVNLDWRSYIRFLNWMPAALRMPEPELIDHAGLDSVVYLRIYLLGLKIFVPIAFLAWAVLVPVNWTSTGLEKSGLKNITSSDIDKLSISNVQRGSERFWSHIVVAYAITFWTCYVLMKEYGKVAAMRLQFLAAEKRRPDQFSVLVRNIPPDPDESVGELVEHFFLVNHPDSYLTHQVVYNANQLAKLVKKKSKMQNWLVYYQNKLERTSNRPEIKTGFLGLNGKKVDAIDYYTTEIDKLSKEISLERDKVTNDPKSTMPAAFVSFKSRWGAAVCAQTQQTRNPTIWLTEWAPEPRDVYWPNLAIPYVSLSVRRLIIAVAFFFLTFFFMIPIAIVQGLASLDGIQKAAPWLKPLVSIPIIKSFIQGFLPGIALKLFLIFLPTILMIMSKFEGFGSISSLERRSASRYYLFSFVNIFLGNILTGSAFQQLDSFIHQPANQYPITIGTAIPLKASFFITYIMVDGWSGIAAEVLMLKPLIIYHLKNFFLVKTEKDREEAMDPGSIGFNTGEPRIQLYFLLGLVYAAVTPTVLPFIIIFFGLAYVVFRHQVMRCLNYVVHVMVKYDCIICVPPIYVAIYKMKTHNFQLQIINVYNQQYESGAAFWPDVHFRIIIALIVSQIVLMGLLTTKKAASSTPFLIVLPILTIWFFRYCKGRFESAFVKFPLQEAMMKDTLERATEPNLNIKGYLQYAYVHPVFKASLEDDDDEEDATSLKWETESATVPTKRHSRRNTPLPSRISGASSPSMSGGIKNDPES is encoded by the exons atggCTACACTTGAAGATATTTCGCTTGCAGCTGGAATAAATATTTTGAGTGCATTTATCTTCTTTGTGGCATTTGCTATTTTGAGGCTTCAGCCTATAAATGATAGGGTATACTTCCCAAAATGGTATCTAAAGGGTTTAAGAACGGATCCTGTACATGGAGGAGCGTTTGTGCGCAAGATTGTCAATTTAGATTGGAGATCATATATTCGGTTTTTGAATTGGATGCCAGCTGCACTTAGAATGCCGGAGCCTGAGCTTATTGATCATGCTGGACTGGATTCTGTTGTTTACTTGAGGATTTACTTGTTAGG ACTTAAAATCTTTGTTCCTATAGCATTCCTTGCGTGGGCGGTCCTGGTTCCTGTCAACTGGACAAGCACTGGGCTAGAAAAATCTGGGTTAAAAAACATAACTTCCAGTGACATTGATAAGCTCTCAATTTCAAATGTCCAGCGTGGATCTGAAAG GTTTTGGTCACACATAGTAGTTGCTTATGCAATTACCTTCTGGACATGCTATGTTTTGATGAAGGAGTATGGAAAAGTTGCTGCAATGAGATTGCAATTTCTTGCAGCAGAAAAACGTCGTCCTGATCAATTTTCG GTGCTCGTTAGAAACATTCCACCTGATCCTGATGAATCTGTTGGTGAACTTGTGGAGCACTTCTTTCTGGTCAATCATCCGGATAGCTATCTCACTCACCAG GTTGTTTATAATGCAAACCAATTAGCAAAATTGGTTAAAAAGAAGAGTAAGATGCAGAATTGGCTCGTCTATTATCAAAATAAGCTTGAAAGAACTTCAAACAGACCTGAAATAAAG ACTGGTTTCCTTGGTCTCAATGGAAAGAAGGTAGATGCTATTGATTATTACACCACTGAAATTGACAAGCTGTCAAAAGAA ATATCTTTGGAGAGGGATAAGGTCACTAATGATCCCAAGTCTACCATGCCTGCTGcatttgtttcttttaaaaGTCGATGGGGTGCTGCAGTTTGTGCTCAAACCCAACAAACCAGAAATCCAACAATTTGGTTGACTGAGTGGGCTCCAGAGCCACGGGACGTCTATTGGCCAAACTTGGCAATTCCATATGTTTCCCTATCTGTCAGAAGGTTGATCATAGCTGTTGCATTCTtttttctcactttctttttcaTGATTCCCATTGCAATAGTACAAGGTCTTGCGAGTCTTGATGGAATCCAGAAAGCAGCACCATGGCTGAAGCCGCTTGTTAGTAT CCCTATCATTAAGTCATTCATTCAAGGTTTTCTACCCGGTATTGCGTTGAAGCTGTTTCTTATCTTTTTGCCAACAATATTGATGATCATGTCAAAATTCGAAGGCTTTGGATCTATATCATCTCTTGAGAGAAGATCGGCTTCTAGATATTATCTTTTCAGCTTTGTGAATATATTTCTTGGGAATATACTTACTGGGTCAGCATTTCAACAGCTTGACTCTTTCATTCACCAACCAGCCAATCA ATATCCCATAACAATTGGCACTGCAATTCCTTTAAAAGCAAGTTTCTTCATCACCTATATAATGGTTGATGGATGGTCCGGTATAGCTGCTGAGGTTTTAATGTTGAAACCACTTATCATATATCACTTGAAGAATTTCTTCTTGGTTAAGACTGAAAAGGACAGGGAAGAGGCCATGGATCCTGGGAGTATTGGTTTCAACACTGGAGAACCTCGTATACAATTGTACTTTTTGCTGGGTCTTGTCTATGCTGCAGTGACACCTACTGTTCTtcctttcataataattttcttTGGGTTGGCCTATGTTGTGTTCCGCCATCAGGTAATGAGATGCTTGAATTATGTTGTGCATGTCATGGTCAAGTATGATTGTATAATTTGTGTCCCCCCTATTTATGTTGCCATATACAAGATGAAGACTCATAACTTCCAATTGCAGATAATCAACGTTTATAATCAACAGTATGAGAGTGGCGCAGCATTCTGGCCTGATGTCCATTTCCGTATCATCATTGCACTGATAGTCTCACAGATAGTTCTGATGGGACTCCTGACCACCAAAAAGGCTGCTTCATCAACTCCATTTCTCATTGTGCTCCCGATACTGACGATATGGTTCTTTAGATACTGCAAAGGCCGTTTTGAATCTGCATTTGTTAAATTTCCCTTACAG GAAGCAATGATGAAAGATACATTAGAACGAGCTACAGAACCAAACCTAAACATAAAAGGTTACCTTCAGTATGCTTATGTTCATCCAGTTTTTAAGGCTAGccttgaagatgatgatgatgaagaagatgcaACGAGTCTAAAGTGGGAAACCGAGAGTGCTACTGTTCCTACAAAACGCCATTCACGAAGGAATACACCATTGCCCAGCAGAATTAGTGGTGCATCATCTCCATCTATGTCTGGTGGCATTAAAAATGATCCAGAGTCATAG